A single window of Methylobacterium nodulans ORS 2060 DNA harbors:
- a CDS encoding MarR family winged helix-turn-helix transcriptional regulator: MRKPRRARTASFRQTATNDESGDLSSPLANSPGFLLRLAQLRTFDEFYRSFAGLGVTPAGFSVLALIAANPGVRPGTIGEELRMKPSNVAALVNMLAAAGYVQRKTDASEMRASLLHITEAGAEAWREMEQIHRETDARLMEHLTSTEREWFVALLRKFLRR, encoded by the coding sequence ATGCGGAAGCCACGTCGTGCCAGAACCGCTTCGTTCCGCCAGACAGCGACGAACGATGAGAGCGGTGACCTCTCCTCGCCCCTGGCGAACAGCCCGGGCTTCCTGCTGAGACTCGCCCAGCTACGAACCTTCGACGAGTTCTATCGAAGCTTCGCAGGCCTTGGCGTCACGCCCGCCGGGTTCTCCGTCCTCGCTCTCATCGCTGCTAATCCGGGCGTGCGCCCGGGCACTATCGGCGAGGAGTTGCGGATGAAGCCGTCGAACGTCGCCGCGCTCGTGAACATGCTCGCCGCTGCAGGGTACGTGCAGCGGAAGACCGACGCATCGGAAATGCGCGCCAGTCTGCTCCACATCACCGAGGCAGGCGCCGAGGCTTGGCGGGAAATGGAGCAGATCCACCGGGAGACCGATGCACGCTTGATGGAGCATCTTACCTCCACGGAACGTGAGTGGTTTGTGGCCTTGCTGCGCAAGTTCCTGCGGCGCTGA
- a CDS encoding crotonase/enoyl-CoA hydratase family protein, giving the protein MSAEGAVSYELRERVAWIGLNRPLKRNAINDALLSELEAAVRRAQHDARALVVFGHGPCFCAGLDLAEHRAREAAEVFHHSRSWHAAFSVLRRGRIPAIAALHGATVGGGLELAAACHLRVADPSVFFALPEGQRGIYVGGGASVHVARLLGASRMMDMMLTGRVLDAAAAERAGLVNYLVEAGAAQDKAGELAAKVAAMAPLTVLGVLQALPRIQDMAEEDGLFVESMMAALAQTGPEAAARLADFVEKRGAKVTGPSET; this is encoded by the coding sequence ATGAGCGCTGAGGGAGCAGTCAGCTACGAACTGCGTGAGCGCGTAGCCTGGATCGGCCTCAACCGGCCGCTCAAGCGCAATGCCATCAACGACGCGCTGCTCTCTGAGCTTGAGGCCGCCGTGCGCCGTGCGCAGCACGACGCCCGCGCGCTGGTGGTGTTCGGCCACGGCCCGTGCTTCTGCGCCGGACTCGACTTGGCCGAGCACCGCGCCCGTGAGGCGGCGGAGGTGTTCCATCATTCGCGCTCCTGGCATGCAGCCTTCTCGGTCCTCCGCCGCGGCCGAATCCCGGCGATCGCGGCGCTGCATGGCGCGACGGTCGGCGGCGGGCTGGAATTGGCCGCCGCCTGTCACCTGCGGGTGGCCGACCCTTCGGTCTTCTTCGCCCTGCCGGAGGGGCAGCGCGGCATCTACGTGGGCGGCGGCGCCTCAGTGCATGTCGCCCGCCTGCTCGGCGCCTCACGCATGATGGACATGATGCTCACCGGCCGGGTTCTGGACGCAGCGGCGGCCGAGCGCGCCGGCCTGGTCAACTACTTGGTTGAAGCTGGCGCGGCCCAGGACAAGGCGGGCGAACTCGCCGCCAAGGTGGCCGCGATGGCGCCGCTCACCGTGCTCGGCGTTCTACAAGCGCTGCCGCGCATCCAGGACATGGCGGAGGAGGACGGGCTGTTCGTCGAAAGCATGATGGCAGCGCTTGCCCAGACCGGCCCGGAGGCCGCCGCGCGCCTGGCCGATTTCGTGGAGAAGCGCGGCGCCAAGGTGACTGGACCCTCGGAGACCTAA